tctgtgtgtgtctctctttctctctcgcccTCTCAGTCCTGCTTTTCCTACTTGTCTGGAGAAGTTTCCCCGCTGGAAAGAGACTTTCCTTCTCAGCCCAAGGCTCTTCTGGCACTTAAGCTCCttcaggaaaggaaagggggttcTTCAGAAActaaagagagaagaaggaagcatTTGTGTCTCTCTCGTTcctgcttttccttctcttctggaTAAGTTTCTTTACTGGAAAGAGACTTTGCTTCTCAGCCCAGGGCTCTTCTGGCACTTCATCTCCTTCAGGAAAGGAAAAGAGCTTCTTCGGAGACTAAAGAGAGAAGGATTTGTGCCTCTGTGCTTTCCTGTCTGGAGACGTTTCCCCGCTGGAAAGGTTCGCCCAAGCTCCTCTGGCAGGTGGCAGTCTATTAGGGGGCCCCCCTTCGCTGCTGCCCCTCCTCGCCTCCGTCTCTCTCCacccctgggaaggaggaggaggaggaggaggatggtggaCCTCTTCAGCGGGCGCCTGCTGGTGAACCGCCAGGGCCGGGCGGTGGAGCCGGAGCCGGCGCTGGAGAACAAGGTGGTGGGCTTGTACTTCGCCGCCGCCTGGTGCTCGCTCTGCCGCGAGTTCACCCCGGTCCTGGGCGACTTCTACGGCGAGCTGGTGTCGGAGGCCAGCCCCGCCGCCCCCTTCGAGGTGGTCTTCATCTCCTCCGACCGCAGCCCCGAGGAGATGGCCCAGCACATGCAGGGCGCGCACGGAGACTGGCTGGCCCTGCCCTTCCACGACCCGCTCCGGCAGTGAGTAGCAGCCAGCAGGggccaaagggagggagggaggaaagggaagcagGGCCACCACTTGGGGTCCCTCGCTATCCCCTGGGATCGGGGGCCAAGGATATCACCATCCACGGATGCAGTCCCCAGGTTATGGACAAGATCCCTTCTGTgggtttgtccttaagttgaatttgtttataagtcgggcacaggtacatttttaacagcccaaggccctttcctttccctcctcagctggaaaaggaagggacctgaggctgttaggaattgtgggagttgaaatccaaaacacccaaagggctGAAGTTTATCCATGCTTGGTCAAGGGCAACTGATTAAAAAACtgtctgggtgacagttgccagtcgGATTCTGGCTGGTTGAAATAAGGACCTACAGCTATGGTTTTAAAGGTAATGATCAATACTTTGTACTTAATTATCTGACAACCATAAGTCGAAAGGGGTC
This genomic interval from Anolis sagrei isolate rAnoSag1 chromosome 2, rAnoSag1.mat, whole genome shotgun sequence contains the following:
- the NXNL2 gene encoding nucleoredoxin-like protein 2 codes for the protein MVDLFSGRLLVNRQGRAVEPEPALENKVVGLYFAAAWCSLCREFTPVLGDFYGELVSEASPAAPFEVVFISSDRSPEEMAQHMQGAHGDWLALPFHDPLRHELKKKYNITAIPKLVIVKQTGEVITDKGRKQIRERGLNCFRNWLEGANVFQNFSS